The following proteins are co-located in the Imtechella halotolerans genome:
- a CDS encoding PorP/SprF family type IX secretion system membrane protein: MSFLTDIKVVFRRMKKVYYLFVLLVIFISSELKAQQEIQFTQYIFNTLSVNPAYAGYKEEWFAQMALRKQWAGLQGAPQTGQFSIDGIVSPYSRNVGVGLQVTADELGPQKATSMYMNYAYRLRLNDEDTERLSFGIGAGISHYGLDETKFSPVDGTDSNLYGDEKVWKWNLRAGVYYYNPKWYAGLSVMNLLENDENSIFGTDDSYYEVKHRRHLYFITGAVFDLSPTLKLRPSLLVKEDFKGPTSLDINGMLIFNQRFWFGASYRTGVNVWDKNYKDFSVDKLDTTNALSGIMQLYVTERFRVGYSYDHMLNSLSDVEKGTHEITLGYTFPLRSKRLLSPRFF; this comes from the coding sequence ATGTCATTTTTAACTGATATTAAAGTAGTGTTTAGAAGAATGAAAAAAGTATATTATTTGTTTGTGCTCTTGGTGATTTTTATATCATCAGAGCTCAAAGCTCAGCAGGAAATACAGTTTACACAGTATATATTTAATACATTAAGCGTAAACCCGGCTTATGCTGGATATAAAGAGGAATGGTTTGCTCAGATGGCCTTAAGAAAGCAATGGGCAGGTCTACAAGGAGCTCCTCAAACTGGCCAGTTTTCAATTGATGGAATTGTATCTCCATATTCACGAAATGTTGGGGTAGGATTGCAGGTAACAGCGGATGAGTTGGGCCCGCAAAAAGCAACATCAATGTATATGAATTATGCCTATCGTCTTCGATTGAATGATGAAGATACGGAAAGGTTAAGTTTCGGAATTGGAGCGGGAATTTCTCACTATGGTTTGGATGAAACCAAATTTTCCCCTGTTGATGGTACAGATTCTAATTTATATGGTGACGAAAAAGTTTGGAAATGGAATTTGCGTGCAGGTGTTTATTATTATAATCCTAAATGGTATGCAGGACTCTCTGTAATGAATCTTTTAGAGAATGATGAAAATTCTATTTTTGGAACTGATGACAGCTATTATGAAGTAAAACATCGTAGACATTTATATTTTATTACTGGTGCTGTTTTCGATTTATCCCCAACACTTAAATTGAGACCGAGCTTATTGGTTAAAGAAGATTTTAAAGGACCAACGAGTTTAGATATCAATGGAATGTTAATTTTTAATCAACGTTTTTGGTTTGGTGCAAGTTACCGTACTGGTGTTAATGTTTGGGATAAGAATTACAAAGATTTTTCGGTTGACAAATTGGATACCACCAATGCCTTATCAGGGATAATGCAATTGTATGTTACCGAAAGATTTCGTGTAGGGTATTCATATGACCATATGCTAAATTCTTTAAGTGATGTAGAGAAAGGGACTCATGAAATAACCCTGGGTTATACCTTTCCTCTTAGAAGTAAACGATTGTTAAGTCCAAGATTCTTCTAA
- a CDS encoding DUF7507 domain-containing protein, giving the protein MMKQLYALLLKMDFLYSLKIPINNRLIKIGFNLPVTLLMIGVFLGGLTKANSQTITLKSSNTLIIDSNKACAVPSEGPLATYVAYQFCNNTASPTTALDATFSISGTGYNLAGGQAASQSLGVLQPGECATLFWYISYPCTVQPGTINITLTDVDNQVISTQSDVLSTVKGPSANATGILNGVSLNSSGVGQVTSYEVIYSFGSTSAGGLISFQPAGNTDYDAGCFQLIGLEIVGSDIPDVAVGTTDEMVFYLDNAITGSGNLVTVRYYIKNKCIGANTIASPYAYGDSGTQLKYTGNFDDPTFFGSFPTTVNNLSITKTVSVNNITTVPAEVTYTIRIENGSSIPASIDKITDILPSQLSFNGLDISSDVTTSNASVLPSIGKMGELVFEGGTDSNVYPYTEFLIPANGTLNLVYKVAIPAGIAEGSYTNSATFTAGDYTSSPAQATFYYGPIPPVANDDFAVTEQDIPISFNVTTNDTDSDGVIVVSTVDLDPSTIGQQTFFAVSGEGSYVVDSNGNVVFTPESGFTGTSIIYYTIKDNDGATSNLAEIKVQIGNVCTEDVEGENFLLSDGQSVTFDQPGTNYGFQFDIYTLDNSFNLNINGVNIATQELEFQSAETSGINVRFQDGDQYEANTSGKIWEMTGTNAAPLIRVVISPSGVVSMYGSKTSGGALFPLELFNGNSFNTISWNATTPNTVIGSQSVVGVTTMTGYGSGKRIISCLGGISLLKTATLNDTNNNGYADVDETISYAFTVRNTGNVSLTDITITDPLVAVSGSIAILAPGAEDTTTFSATYTITQSDIDAGVVENQATATGKDPNDVDVSDTSDDPTDSTDVDPDNDGDPDDKTTTTLPQRGSISLLKTATLNDTNNNGYADVDETISYAFTVRNTGNVSLTDITITDPLVAVSGSIAILAPGAEDTTTFSATYTITQSDIDAGVVENQATATGKDPNDVDVSDTSDDPTDSTDVDPDNDGDPDDKTTTTLPQRGSISLLKTATLNDTNNNGYADVDETISYAFTVRNTGNVSLTDITITDPLVAVSGSIAILAPGAEDTTTFSATYTITQSDIDAGVVENQATATGKDPNDVDVSDTSDDPTDSTDVDPDNDGDPDDKTTTTLPQRGSISLLKTATLNDTNNNGYADVDETISYAFTVRNTGNVSLTDITITDPLVAVSGSIAILAPGAEDTTTFSATYTITQSDIDAGVVENQATATGKDPNDVDVSDTSDDPTDSTDVDPDNDGDPDDKTTTTLPQRGSISLLKTATLNDTNNNGYADVDETISYAFTVRNTGNVSLTDITITDPLVAVSGSIAILAPGAEDTTTFSATYTITQSDIDAGVVENQATATGKDPNDVDVSDTSDDPTDSTDVDPDNDGDPDDKTTTTLPQRGSISLLKTATLNDTNNNGYADVDETISYAFTVRNTGNVSLTDITITDPLVAVSGSIAILAPGAEDTTTFSATYTITQSDIDAGVVENQATATGKDPNDVDVSDTSDDPTDSTDVDPDNDGDPDDKTTTTLPQRGSISLLKTATLNDTNNNGYADVDETISYAFTVRNTGNVSLTDITITDPLVAVSGSIAILAPGAEDTTTFSATYTITQSDIDAGVVENQATATGKDPNDVDVSDTSDDPTDSTDVDPDNDGDPDDKTTTTFPQRGSISLLKTATLNDTNNNGYADVDETISYAFTVRNTGNVSLTDITITDPLVAVSGSIAILAPGAEDTTTFSATYTITQSDIDAGVVENQATATGKDPNDVDVSDTSDDPTDSTDVDPDNDGDPDDKTTTTLPQRGSISLLKTATLNDTNNNGYADVDETISYAFTVRNTGNVSLTDITITDPLVAVSGSIAILAPGAEDTTTFSATYTITQSDIDAGVVVNQATAEGSDPEGNPVIDFSGTDIDNDEPTITVIESTIPLAEDDSVTTGMKQPVIISILDNDEANDVGFDYSSIEIISYPIHGTITIMPDGTVLYEPRLDVKYSGTDAFTYRVQDGNGKWTNVATVTITIPGLFIPNVITPNGDTKNDTFEIIGLQSYTSAEVLIYNRWGNEVYRNSKYDNTFNGEGLNEGTYYYLVKLTNVNGGVETYQGWIFIKR; this is encoded by the coding sequence ATGATGAAACAACTTTACGCTTTATTGTTAAAGATGGATTTTTTGTATTCCTTGAAAATCCCAATTAATAATAGATTGATTAAAATTGGTTTTAACCTGCCAGTAACTTTATTAATGATTGGAGTATTCCTGGGAGGATTGACTAAGGCAAACAGCCAAACGATTACCCTTAAGTCATCTAATACTTTAATAATAGATAGTAACAAGGCATGTGCTGTTCCATCTGAAGGACCGCTTGCGACCTATGTGGCATATCAGTTTTGTAATAATACAGCATCACCCACAACTGCTTTGGATGCAACCTTTTCTATTTCAGGTACGGGTTATAATTTAGCTGGAGGACAAGCTGCATCTCAATCATTAGGGGTATTACAACCTGGAGAATGCGCAACCTTATTTTGGTATATTTCATATCCTTGTACAGTACAGCCTGGAACTATTAATATTACCTTGACTGATGTTGACAATCAGGTTATTTCAACGCAAAGCGATGTTTTAAGCACTGTAAAAGGGCCTAGTGCGAATGCGACAGGGATTCTTAATGGGGTAAGTTTGAACTCTTCAGGGGTAGGTCAGGTGACTTCATATGAAGTTATCTATAGTTTTGGGAGTACTTCTGCAGGAGGTCTTATTTCTTTTCAGCCAGCGGGTAATACCGATTATGATGCTGGTTGCTTTCAATTAATTGGTTTAGAGATAGTTGGTTCTGATATTCCAGATGTTGCAGTTGGTACAACTGATGAGATGGTGTTTTATTTGGATAATGCTATTACTGGTTCAGGAAATTTAGTAACAGTCCGATATTATATCAAAAATAAATGTATTGGTGCTAATACTATTGCTAGTCCATACGCTTATGGGGATTCAGGAACGCAGCTTAAATATACAGGTAATTTTGATGATCCAACTTTTTTTGGGAGCTTTCCAACTACAGTCAATAATTTATCTATTACAAAGACGGTATCTGTAAATAATATTACGACTGTCCCGGCAGAAGTGACTTATACGATTAGGATAGAAAATGGTTCCTCAATACCAGCCTCAATTGATAAAATTACCGATATATTACCATCACAATTGAGTTTTAATGGTTTAGATATATCAAGTGATGTTACCACTAGCAATGCCTCTGTCCTTCCTTCCATTGGAAAAATGGGTGAGTTGGTTTTCGAGGGTGGTACTGACTCAAATGTGTATCCGTATACCGAGTTTTTAATTCCAGCCAATGGAACTTTAAATTTGGTGTATAAAGTAGCAATTCCAGCTGGTATTGCTGAGGGAAGTTATACCAATAGTGCAACTTTTACAGCTGGTGATTACACTTCTTCGCCTGCGCAGGCAACATTTTATTATGGGCCTATTCCTCCAGTAGCTAATGATGATTTTGCTGTAACAGAACAAGATATTCCAATTTCCTTTAATGTGACCACTAATGATACTGATAGTGATGGTGTAATAGTTGTGTCAACTGTGGATTTAGATCCCTCTACCATAGGTCAACAAACATTTTTTGCAGTTTCAGGGGAAGGAAGTTATGTTGTAGATTCTAATGGGAATGTTGTTTTTACACCTGAAAGTGGATTTACTGGGACTTCAATTATTTATTATACGATAAAGGATAATGATGGTGCCACCTCAAATCTAGCAGAAATAAAGGTTCAGATTGGAAATGTTTGTACTGAAGATGTTGAGGGGGAAAACTTTTTACTTAGTGATGGACAAAGTGTAACATTTGATCAACCAGGAACAAATTATGGGTTTCAATTTGATATTTACACTTTAGACAACTCATTTAATTTAAATATTAATGGAGTTAATATTGCTACTCAAGAACTAGAGTTTCAGTCAGCTGAGACTTCAGGGATTAATGTTCGTTTCCAAGATGGGGATCAATATGAAGCTAATACTTCTGGAAAAATTTGGGAAATGACAGGGACAAACGCGGCACCTCTTATTCGAGTGGTAATAAGTCCTTCTGGCGTGGTTTCAATGTATGGAAGTAAAACTTCAGGGGGGGCATTATTTCCTTTAGAATTATTTAATGGCAATTCATTTAATACCATTTCTTGGAATGCTACTACACCAAATACTGTTATTGGAAGTCAGTCTGTTGTTGGTGTTACAACTATGACCGGATATGGAAGTGGTAAGAGAATAATTTCTTGTCTAGGTGGTATAAGTCTATTAAAGACAGCTACTTTAAACGATACGAACAACAATGGCTACGCAGATGTAGATGAGACCATCAGTTATGCGTTTACTGTTCGCAATACCGGAAATGTAAGCTTGACAGACATCACGATTACTGATCCATTGGTAGCTGTATCCGGTAGTATTGCAATCCTAGCCCCTGGAGCCGAGGACACCACGACCTTTAGTGCCACCTATACGATCACTCAGTCTGATATAGATGCAGGAGTAGTAGAGAACCAAGCCACCGCTACAGGAAAGGATCCAAATGATGTAGATGTTAGTGACACCTCAGATGATCCAACCGACAGTACGGATGTAGATCCAGATAATGATGGAGACCCTGATGATAAGACAACGACGACCCTTCCACAGAGAGGCTCTATAAGTTTGTTAAAGACAGCTACTTTAAACGACACGAACAACAATGGCTACGCAGATGTAGATGAGACCATCAGTTATGCGTTTACTGTTCGCAATACCGGAAATGTAAGCTTGACAGACATCACGATTACTGATCCATTGGTAGCTGTATCCGGTAGTATTGCAATCCTAGCCCCTGGAGCCGAGGACACCACGACCTTTAGTGCCACCTATACGATCACTCAGTCTGATATAGATGCAGGAGTAGTAGAGAACCAAGCCACCGCTACAGGAAAGGATCCAAATGATGTAGATGTTAGTGACACCTCAGATGATCCAACCGACAGTACGGATGTAGATCCAGATAATGATGGAGACCCTGATGATAAGACAACGACGACCCTTCCACAGAGAGGCTCTATAAGTTTGTTAAAGACAGCTACTTTAAACGACACGAACAACAATGGCTACGCAGATGTAGATGAGACCATCAGTTATGCGTTTACTGTTCGCAATACCGGAAATGTAAGCTTGACAGACATCACGATTACTGATCCATTGGTAGCTGTATCCGGTAGTATTGCAATCCTAGCCCCTGGAGCCGAGGACACCACGACCTTTAGTGCCACCTATACGATCACTCAGTCTGATATAGATGCAGGAGTAGTAGAGAACCAAGCCACCGCTACAGGAAAGGATCCAAATGATGTAGATGTTAGTGACACCTCAGATGATCCAACCGACAGTACGGATGTAGATCCAGATAATGATGGAGACCCTGATGATAAGACAACGACGACCCTTCCACAGAGAGGCTCTATAAGTTTGTTAAAGACAGCTACTTTAAACGACACGAACAACAATGGCTACGCAGATGTAGATGAGACCATCAGTTATGCGTTTACTGTTCGCAATACCGGAAATGTAAGCTTGACAGACATCACGATTACTGATCCATTGGTAGCTGTATCCGGTAGTATTGCAATCCTAGCCCCTGGAGCCGAGGACACCACGACCTTTAGTGCCACCTATACGATCACTCAGTCTGATATAGATGCAGGAGTAGTAGAGAACCAAGCCACCGCTACAGGAAAGGATCCAAATGATGTAGATGTTAGTGACACCTCAGATGATCCAACCGACAGTACGGATGTAGATCCAGATAATGATGGAGACCCTGATGATAAGACAACGACGACCCTTCCACAGAGAGGCTCTATAAGTTTGTTAAAGACAGCTACTTTAAACGACACGAACAACAATGGCTACGCAGATGTAGATGAGACCATCAGTTATGCGTTTACTGTTCGCAATACCGGAAATGTAAGCTTGACAGACATCACGATTACTGATCCATTGGTAGCTGTATCCGGTAGTATTGCAATCCTAGCCCCTGGAGCCGAGGACACCACGACCTTTAGTGCCACCTATACGATCACTCAGTCTGATATAGATGCAGGAGTAGTAGAGAACCAAGCCACCGCTACAGGAAAGGATCCAAATGATGTAGATGTTAGTGACACCTCAGATGATCCAACCGACAGTACGGATGTAGATCCAGATAATGATGGAGACCCTGATGATAAGACAACGACGACCCTTCCACAGAGAGGCTCTATAAGTTTGTTAAAGACAGCTACTTTAAACGACACGAACAACAATGGCTACGCAGATGTAGATGAGACCATCAGTTATGCGTTTACTGTTCGCAATACCGGAAATGTAAGCTTGACAGACATCACGATTACTGATCCATTGGTAGCTGTATCCGGTAGTATTGCAATCCTAGCCCCTGGAGCCGAGGACACCACGACCTTTAGTGCCACCTATACGATCACTCAGTCTGATATAGATGCAGGAGTAGTAGAGAACCAAGCCACCGCTACAGGAAAGGATCCAAATGATGTAGATGTTAGTGACACCTCAGATGATCCAACCGACAGTACGGATGTAGATCCAGATAATGATGGAGACCCTGATGATAAGACAACGACGACCCTTCCACAGAGAGGCTCTATAAGTTTGTTAAAGACAGCTACTTTAAACGACACGAACAACAATGGCTACGCAGATGTAGATGAGACCATCAGTTATGCGTTTACTGTTCGCAATACCGGAAATGTAAGCTTGACAGACATCACGATTACTGATCCATTGGTAGCTGTATCCGGTAGTATTGCAATCCTAGCCCCTGGAGCCGAGGACACCACGACCTTTAGTGCCACCTATACGATCACTCAGTCTGATATAGATGCAGGAGTAGTAGAGAACCAAGCCACCGCTACAGGAAAGGATCCAAATGATGTAGATGTTAGTGACACCTCAGATGATCCAACCGACAGTACGGATGTAGATCCAGATAATGATGGAGACCCTGATGATAAGACAACGACGACCTTTCCACAGAGAGGCTCTATAAGTTTGTTAAAGACAGCTACTTTGAACGACACGAACAACAATGGCTACGCAGATGTAGATGAGACCATCAGTTATGCGTTTACTGTTCGCAATACCGGAAATGTAAGCTTGACAGACATCACGATTACTGATCCATTGGTAGCTGTATCCGGTAGTATTGCAATCCTAGCCCCTGGAGCCGAGGACACCACGACCTTTAGTGCCACCTATACGATCACTCAGTCTGATATAGATGCAGGAGTAGTAGAGAACCAAGCCACCGCTACAGGAAAGGATCCAAATGATGTAGATGTTAGTGACACCTCAGATGATCCAACCGACAGTACGGATGTAGATCCAGATAATGATGGAGACCCTGATGATAAGACAACGACGACCCTTCCACAGAGAGGCTCTATAAGTTTGTTAAAGACAGCTACTTTGAACGACACGAACAACAATGGCTACGCAGATGTAGATGAGACCATCAGTTATGCGTTTACTGTTCGCAATACCGGAAATGTAAGCTTGACAGACATCACGATTACTGATCCATTGGTAGCTGTATCCGGTAGTATTGCAATCCTAGCCCCTGGAGCCGAGGACACCACGACCTTTAGTGCCACCTATACGATCACTCAGTCTGATATAGATGCAGGAGTAGTTGTGAATCAGGCAACTGCTGAAGGGTCAGATCCTGAAGGTAACCCAGTGATTGATTTTTCAGGAACTGATATTGATAATGATGAACCAACAATAACAGTTATTGAATCAACTATTCCTTTAGCTGAAGATGACTCAGTGACAACTGGAATGAAACAACCAGTGATTATTTCTATTTTGGATAATGATGAAGCTAATGATGTAGGTTTTGACTATAGTAGTATTGAAATAATTAGTTATCCTATTCATGGGACAATAACTATTATGCCAGATGGTACTGTGCTTTATGAACCAAGATTAGATGTGAAGTACTCAGGAACAGATGCATTTACTTATAGAGTTCAAGATGGTAATGGTAAATGGACTAATGTAGCAACTGTAACAATAACAATTCCAGGTTTATTTATTCCTAACGTGATTACTCCAAATGGCGATACTAAGAATGATACATTTGAAATTATAGGATTGCAAAGCTATACGAGTGCTGAAGTATTGATCTATAATAGATGGGGGAATGAGGTTTATCGTAATTCTAAATATGATAACACCTTTAATGGAGAAGGATTAAATGAAGGGACCTATTATTATTTGGTAAAACTAACCAATGTCAATGGGGGTGTAGAGACATATCAAGGATGGATTTTTATAAAGCGTTAA
- a CDS encoding helix-turn-helix domain-containing protein: protein MYISKLFIVLYPFFIFFFLAQEVGIRQKKEFDSIFYDVAVRISALDMTRAEKVADSLYRGSKTEIQKVKSLMLLADLLEKQGRRNEAIEYALKAEELASANLNYQWMARVYGFLATQYRIVGLADHGKTYLQKSVAISDKFTDESSYDSYMGIIFQEKAYYAIGEKKYGESIELLKHANIFFESQKDASYRDLSLGINSEMLGRSFLFLRQYDSAKYYYDESLNLLAKSGVLNSQWEGIVYHGKGLISLESKEYDVANLYLIKSLKIAESTQYAALLELVYRDLSRYYGEIRDVENYAIYHKKYVAAKDDNLKAVKSVANSEFNRFVEKQRGGFSFVYIIISGIAILFVGSVLYLLIVKRNPSKVKQIKGQKVVVKDLVVSENESLKQSTNESMDRFMPEETEKTIIDMLQEFENSNEFTDAGLTLTELSAKFKINPKYLSWVINKHKKKDFNNYINQLRISYIIEKMKNDPAYLHYKISYLSSECGFSSHSKFAAIFKKETGFTPSSFIKKLPK from the coding sequence ATGTATATCTCAAAGCTTTTTATAGTACTGTACCCATTTTTTATTTTCTTTTTTTTAGCCCAAGAGGTTGGTATTAGACAAAAGAAGGAATTTGATTCTATTTTTTATGATGTTGCTGTAAGGATTTCAGCACTAGATATGACAAGGGCTGAGAAGGTTGCTGATTCATTATATAGAGGCTCCAAAACCGAAATTCAAAAAGTGAAATCATTAATGCTTTTGGCTGATTTACTTGAGAAACAAGGAAGGCGAAACGAAGCGATTGAATATGCTTTGAAGGCTGAAGAATTGGCTAGTGCTAATCTTAATTATCAATGGATGGCAAGGGTTTATGGTTTTTTGGCTACTCAGTATAGAATAGTTGGATTAGCAGATCATGGGAAAACTTATCTTCAAAAATCAGTTGCTATAAGTGACAAGTTTACCGATGAAAGTTCCTATGATAGCTATATGGGAATCATTTTTCAAGAAAAGGCATATTATGCCATAGGGGAAAAAAAATATGGTGAATCAATTGAATTACTGAAACATGCTAATATCTTTTTTGAATCTCAGAAGGATGCTTCCTATAGGGATCTTTCCTTGGGAATAAACTCTGAAATGCTAGGAAGAAGTTTTCTTTTTCTTAGACAATATGATTCAGCTAAGTACTATTATGATGAATCATTGAATTTACTCGCTAAATCTGGTGTTTTAAATTCACAATGGGAGGGTATTGTTTACCATGGAAAGGGGTTGATTTCTCTTGAAAGTAAAGAATACGATGTAGCAAACTTATATCTAATAAAATCCCTTAAAATAGCCGAATCTACACAGTATGCTGCATTGTTGGAATTGGTTTATAGAGATTTATCAAGATATTATGGTGAAATAAGGGATGTGGAGAATTATGCCATATATCATAAAAAATATGTTGCTGCTAAAGATGATAATTTAAAAGCAGTAAAGTCTGTCGCAAATTCAGAGTTCAATCGATTTGTTGAAAAACAACGAGGAGGTTTTTCTTTTGTTTATATAATTATTTCGGGTATAGCAATCTTGTTCGTGGGTAGTGTTTTGTATCTATTAATTGTTAAGAGAAATCCGTCTAAGGTTAAACAGATTAAAGGGCAAAAAGTAGTTGTAAAAGATCTAGTTGTTTCCGAAAATGAAAGTTTAAAGCAGAGTACCAATGAATCTATGGATCGTTTTATGCCTGAAGAAACAGAAAAGACGATTATAGATATGTTGCAAGAATTTGAGAATAGTAATGAATTTACTGATGCTGGACTCACTTTGACGGAGCTTTCAGCTAAATTTAAGATCAACCCAAAATACTTATCTTGGGTAATTAATAAGCACAAAAAAAAGGATTTTAATAACTATATTAATCAATTACGGATTTCTTATATAATTGAAAAAATGAAAAATGATCCCGCTTATTTACATTATAAAATTAGTTATTTGTCTTCCGAATGTGGATTCTCGTCTCATAGTAAGTTTGCAGCTATCTTTAAAAAAGAGACTGGCTTTACCCCATCATCTTTTATTAAAAAACTTCCTAAGTAA
- a CDS encoding MepB family protein: MNFLLDHIKVNIYDRCELQVSNYRLESESKEYAACRFDLNGLHIISRNSKITTKKTGQFVTFWQRNGKGTIAPFHQYDYFNFFIVNVQNDDRIGQFVFPKTVLIKNGIISSDKKEGKRGFRIYPIWDNPDNKQAKAAQLWQLNHFYEIKDILDFNKIKELYNTY, from the coding sequence ATGAATTTTTTACTAGACCATATAAAAGTTAACATCTATGACAGATGCGAACTACAAGTTTCAAATTATCGATTAGAATCAGAAAGTAAGGAATATGCAGCATGTAGATTTGATTTGAATGGGCTTCATATTATTAGTCGAAATTCAAAGATAACTACTAAAAAAACGGGGCAATTTGTAACATTCTGGCAGCGAAATGGAAAAGGCACAATAGCTCCTTTCCACCAATATGACTATTTTAATTTCTTTATAGTCAACGTCCAAAATGACGATAGAATTGGTCAATTTGTATTCCCAAAAACAGTTTTAATTAAGAATGGAATAATTTCAAGCGATAAAAAAGAAGGCAAAAGAGGTTTTCGTATTTATCCAATTTGGGATAATCCCGACAACAAACAGGCTAAAGCCGCCCAGCTTTGGCAACTTAATCATTTTTATGAAATTAAAGATATACTTGATTTTAATAAAATAAAAGAGCTCTATAATACTTATTAA
- a CDS encoding ArsR/SmtB family transcription factor, protein MGATKTEHFTEQQNRMASIAKALGHPARIAIIEYLLKVNACICSDIVEELPLAQPTISQHLKELKNAGLIKGEVEGNAICYCVNPETFEILKGYFNNIINTVSNNKCC, encoded by the coding sequence ATGGGAGCAACTAAAACAGAACACTTTACAGAGCAACAGAATAGAATGGCGTCGATTGCAAAAGCCTTAGGTCATCCTGCACGGATAGCAATCATTGAATACCTTTTAAAGGTAAACGCTTGTATTTGTAGTGACATTGTGGAAGAGCTTCCTCTGGCACAACCAACCATATCGCAACACCTCAAGGAGTTAAAAAATGCTGGATTAATTAAAGGAGAAGTTGAAGGAAATGCGATATGTTATTGCGTTAACCCCGAAACATTTGAAATATTAAAGGGCTATTTTAACAACATAATCAATACCGTATCCAACAATAAATGTTGTTAG
- a CDS encoding arsenite methyltransferase, which translates to MNTEQEIKEMVRQKYSEIALQDKETNTASCCGAGGCTTEVYNIMSEDYDELSGYNPEADLGLGCGLPTQFAKINKGNTVIDLGSGAGNDCFIARAETGDTGKVIGIDFTEAMIDKARSNAEKLGYNNVEFRKGDIERMPVTANIADVIVSNCVLNLVPNKQAVFSEMFRVLKPGGHFSISDIVVTGQLPSELQNAAEMYAGCVAGAIDKELYLSFISKAGFTNVVIQKDKPINVPSDILKNYLSEQDITKYLSKDSIIRSITVYAEKPITECSPGSGCC; encoded by the coding sequence ATGAACACAGAACAAGAAATAAAAGAAATGGTAAGGCAGAAATATAGCGAAATAGCCTTACAAGATAAAGAAACTAACACTGCCTCTTGTTGTGGCGCTGGTGGATGTACTACTGAAGTTTATAATATTATGAGTGAAGATTATGACGAACTTAGCGGATATAACCCAGAAGCAGATTTAGGGTTAGGTTGCGGTCTTCCTACCCAATTTGCTAAAATCAATAAAGGAAATACGGTAATTGATTTAGGAAGTGGTGCAGGAAACGATTGCTTTATTGCAAGGGCTGAAACAGGTGATACTGGCAAAGTTATCGGCATTGACTTTACAGAAGCAATGATTGACAAAGCACGTTCCAATGCTGAAAAATTAGGTTATAATAACGTAGAGTTTAGAAAAGGAGATATAGAAAGAATGCCTGTAACAGCAAATATAGCTGATGTAATTGTCAGCAACTGCGTATTGAATTTAGTTCCTAACAAACAAGCAGTCTTTTCCGAAATGTTTAGAGTTCTTAAACCTGGAGGCCATTTCAGTATCTCTGATATTGTAGTCACCGGACAACTTCCTTCCGAACTTCAAAATGCTGCAGAAATGTATGCAGGCTGTGTTGCGGGTGCCATCGATAAAGAACTATATCTTTCCTTTATATCAAAGGCTGGATTCACCAATGTTGTCATACAAAAAGACAAACCTATTAATGTTCCATCTGACATACTTAAAAACTATTTATCGGAACAAGATATTACTAAATACCTATCAAAAGACAGCATCATTCGAAGTATTACAGTATATGCTGAAAAACCAATAACGGAATGTAGCCCGGGTTCAGGTTGCTGTTAA